From Neobacillus sp. PS2-9, the proteins below share one genomic window:
- a CDS encoding PLP-dependent aminotransferase family protein, translating to MIEITPVLDSKNGEPLYLQLANYIKQEILSGRIKPKEKLPSKRNLSNYLALSLNTIQSAYDQLCAEGYVESQPRKGLFVATFDNDIIFNQKSLEKMDSKSQQVEVNAKVDFNSGNVDLEHFPYSTWRKLTIQSLYEDQGELFYNGDPQGELLLREEIAAHVYASRGVRCSAEQIIIGAGTQVLIGLLCMLIGKEHIVALENPGFHRTRITLQDLGVNTVPIPLDKDGIIINELKNSDADVVYVTPSHQFPYGMIMPISRRMDLLKWAEESNGYIIEDDYDGEYRYKGKPIPSLQGLSTKESVVYLGTFSKSLIPSIRISYMVLPSSLLIKYQEHFTIYKQTVSRLHQDTLFRFMKEGFWQSHLNKMRTLYRKKQSTLMVAINNSLGKKVNIIGEKSGLHIVLEVKNNMKEEELINTAMNVGVKVYPLSIYYNGTTSVGSRILLGFGGLTETEIITGIKLLKEAWRI from the coding sequence ATGATTGAAATAACACCTGTTTTGGATAGTAAAAACGGTGAACCATTGTACTTACAACTAGCCAATTATATTAAACAAGAAATTTTATCCGGAAGAATCAAACCAAAAGAAAAGTTGCCTTCGAAACGAAATTTATCGAATTACCTTGCACTAAGCTTAAATACTATTCAGTCCGCATACGACCAGTTATGTGCGGAGGGGTATGTAGAAAGTCAACCTCGAAAGGGTCTATTTGTTGCAACCTTTGATAACGACATAATCTTTAACCAAAAAAGTCTTGAAAAAATGGATTCAAAAAGCCAGCAAGTAGAAGTCAATGCCAAGGTAGATTTCAATTCGGGTAATGTTGATTTAGAACACTTTCCATACTCTACTTGGAGAAAACTAACCATTCAATCATTGTACGAAGATCAGGGAGAATTATTTTATAATGGAGATCCTCAAGGTGAACTGCTTCTACGTGAAGAAATTGCAGCTCATGTTTATGCTTCTAGAGGTGTTAGATGCTCTGCCGAACAAATCATAATTGGTGCGGGTACCCAGGTACTTATTGGATTATTGTGTATGTTAATCGGTAAAGAGCATATCGTTGCTCTTGAGAATCCTGGCTTCCATAGAACGAGAATTACTTTACAAGATCTAGGAGTAAATACGGTTCCTATCCCTCTCGACAAAGATGGGATCATTATAAACGAGTTAAAAAATTCGGATGCCGATGTTGTTTATGTGACACCGTCTCATCAATTTCCTTATGGGATGATCATGCCCATTTCAAGAAGAATGGATTTGTTAAAATGGGCAGAAGAAAGTAACGGATATATTATTGAAGATGACTATGACGGTGAATATCGATATAAAGGTAAGCCAATTCCGTCCTTACAAGGGCTGAGTACAAAAGAAAGTGTCGTGTATTTAGGAACATTTTCGAAGTCATTGATCCCATCAATCCGTATTAGCTATATGGTGTTACCATCTTCGCTGCTGATAAAGTATCAGGAGCACTTCACGATTTATAAGCAGACCGTTTCGCGTCTTCACCAGGATACTCTATTTCGTTTTATGAAGGAAGGATTTTGGCAAAGTCATTTAAATAAAATGAGAACGCTTTATCGTAAAAAGCAAAGTACCTTAATGGTAGCCATTAACAATTCTCTTGGAAAAAAAGTAAACATTATCGGTGAAAAATCAGGACTTCATATTGTTTTGGAAGTAAAAAACAATATGAAGGAAGAAGAGTTAATTAACACTGCTATGAATGTTGGTGTAAAGGTATATCC
- a CDS encoding macrolide family glycosyltransferase, with translation MARVLFINAGSEGHINPTIGVVQELISRGEEVVYFTIEAFRERLEKTGATVRTLDGQKFIKAFISGGRNYLVERINGLLLTADIVIPSVLEQIEGEKFDYIIHDSMFGCGHLLAQILKLPAINSCTSFAQTQESFDNMLEQLSKNIPPEVAKQINDEYQRLTTIVKEKYNIEIHSPYEVFCNPAPLTIVYTTREFQPTGEAFDQTFKFIGPSIASRGIQENFDLTPIKRKSVIYISLGTVFNQAIDFYKLCFEAFGNCDHTVVMSIGNQSSLNELGEIPLNFIVKNYVPQTEVLKYAKLFITHGGMNSTNEGLYYGVPLIVLPQSADQPIIAGQVANIGAGIKLNMQGLTANQLREAADYVLNVPSFHKAVSNIKESMQKAGGYHRAVDEIFEFKRQFDI, from the coding sequence ATGGCACGTGTTTTATTTATTAATGCCGGATCGGAAGGACATATCAATCCAACTATTGGAGTTGTGCAAGAGCTTATTTCGCGCGGCGAAGAGGTGGTGTACTTTACAATTGAAGCCTTCCGAGAGCGACTGGAGAAGACGGGAGCTACTGTACGAACCTTGGACGGTCAAAAATTTATAAAAGCCTTTATCTCAGGTGGAAGAAATTATTTAGTTGAAAGAATTAACGGTCTATTACTAACGGCAGATATTGTCATACCTAGCGTACTTGAACAGATTGAGGGAGAAAAGTTTGATTACATCATCCATGATTCCATGTTTGGTTGTGGACATTTACTTGCCCAAATCCTTAAGCTGCCGGCCATCAATTCTTGTACTTCTTTTGCACAGACACAGGAATCATTCGATAACATGTTGGAACAGCTTTCTAAAAATATTCCTCCAGAAGTGGCTAAACAAATAAACGATGAATATCAAAGATTGACCACAATTGTGAAGGAAAAATATAATATCGAGATCCATTCACCTTACGAAGTTTTTTGTAATCCTGCGCCACTTACCATCGTTTATACAACTAGGGAGTTTCAACCTACTGGTGAAGCATTCGACCAAACTTTCAAATTTATAGGTCCATCCATAGCTTCACGCGGGATTCAAGAAAACTTTGACCTTACACCCATCAAGAGAAAAAGCGTAATTTACATCTCATTGGGTACTGTCTTTAACCAAGCGATTGATTTTTATAAGCTTTGTTTTGAAGCGTTTGGAAATTGCGATCACACGGTGGTCATGTCGATCGGGAACCAATCCTCACTAAATGAATTAGGAGAGATTCCCCTAAACTTCATTGTAAAAAATTATGTTCCACAAACGGAAGTGCTAAAATACGCTAAATTATTTATCACACATGGTGGAATGAATAGTACCAATGAGGGTCTTTACTACGGGGTTCCGCTCATTGTTCTCCCACAAAGTGCGGATCAGCCGATTATTGCCGGACAAGTTGCCAATATCGGAGCCGGTATAAAATTAAATATGCAAGGCTTGACTGCAAATCAGCTACGTGAAGCCGCAGATTATGTGTTAAACGTCCCATCTTTCCATAAAGCTGTTTCAAATATAAAGGAATCCATGCAAAAAGCGGGTGGATATCACCGGGCTGTTGATGAGATTTTTGAATTTAAACGTCAGTTTGATATATAA
- a CDS encoding glyoxalase: MIKGFGGVFWRTKNLEVIKKWYSEVLKIEINNWNMTIIKPHSGNETIFSFFAEDDSYFPTEQQVMLNFQVYDLNETIKHLEQIGVPLAKKKEISEFGKFIWIEDPEGRLVELWEK, from the coding sequence ATGATAAAAGGTTTCGGAGGAGTATTTTGGAGAACTAAGAATCTTGAAGTAATAAAAAAATGGTACAGTGAAGTGTTGAAAATTGAAATTAATAATTGGAATATGACTATTATTAAACCCCATTCAGGAAATGAAACTATTTTTTCTTTCTTTGCTGAAGATGACAGTTATTTTCCAACAGAACAGCAAGTGATGTTAAATTTCCAAGTATATGATCTAAACGAGACTATTAAGCATCTTGAACAAATTGGTGTACCTCTTGCAAAGAAAAAAGAGATTAGTGAATTTGGAAAGTTTATTTGGATTGAAGATCCTGAAGGTCGACTGGTCGAGCTTTGGGAGAAATAA
- a CDS encoding DUF3231 family protein, with protein MTTDKNLNPMNVMKPLNINPKILDETQPLTAFEMGKLWATYMGNSMSIQLLSYFLQHCEEENIKMLLENGLALSKDFTQRIEGFFKNENFPIPIGFTKEDVNLGAPRLYEDEFYVHYLKYAAKAGMSLYAVAVPLVMREDIREYFIYCNQCTMVFLGQINDVLMEKKYIAAPPIIPTPDGIEKVDKQSYLNGFFGDVRPLQALELIHLWDNIENNVTSMALLLGFHQTVQDQKIKALFKRGLDMTDKAVKQYKEKLHLEHLQSPAFLDHLVTTSTYSPFSDKIMLFHKVDMFAMKIRSFGNSLAVTARRDINFLYGRTLKNIGLFVDDGMNILIDKGWVESPPIAFDRDLR; from the coding sequence ATGACCACCGATAAAAATTTAAATCCAATGAATGTGATGAAACCACTAAATATAAATCCAAAAATATTAGATGAGACCCAACCATTAACGGCTTTTGAAATGGGTAAACTTTGGGCTACCTATATGGGGAACAGTATGTCTATACAACTCTTAAGTTATTTTCTTCAGCATTGCGAGGAGGAAAATATTAAGATGCTATTGGAAAATGGTTTAGCTTTATCAAAGGATTTCACGCAGAGGATAGAAGGATTTTTTAAAAATGAAAATTTTCCTATCCCCATTGGATTTACTAAAGAGGATGTCAATCTTGGTGCCCCCCGCTTATACGAGGATGAATTTTACGTTCACTATTTAAAATATGCTGCTAAGGCAGGTATGAGTCTTTACGCAGTAGCCGTTCCATTGGTCATGCGGGAGGACATAAGGGAGTATTTTATTTATTGTAATCAATGTACTATGGTCTTTTTAGGACAAATTAATGATGTTTTAATGGAAAAAAAGTACATTGCTGCACCTCCAATCATACCAACACCAGATGGAATTGAAAAAGTTGATAAACAAAGTTACTTAAATGGTTTTTTTGGAGATGTCCGACCATTACAGGCATTAGAACTCATACATCTTTGGGATAACATTGAGAATAACGTAACAAGTATGGCATTATTATTGGGATTTCATCAGACAGTTCAAGATCAAAAGATAAAGGCTTTATTTAAACGAGGGTTAGACATGACTGATAAAGCGGTGAAGCAGTATAAAGAAAAACTGCATTTAGAACACCTTCAATCACCTGCTTTCCTAGACCATTTGGTTACAACATCTACATATTCACCTTTTTCCGATAAAATAATGTTGTTCCATAAAGTGGACATGTTCGCCATGAAGATAAGGTCATTTGGAAACTCTCTGGCGGTAACGGCAAGAAGAGATATAAATTTCTTGTATGGAAGAACGCTTAAGAACATTGGCTTATTTGTTGACGACGGCATGAATATCTTAATTGATAAAGGCTGGGTGGAATCCCCGCCAATAGCGTTTGACAGGGACTTAAGATAG
- a CDS encoding GNAT family N-acetyltransferase, with translation MLNQTEILIKDLKNEKEWKEAYPVMKQLRTRLDEEQFLQLVQEAIQKNDYKMAALYDNEKLVAVTGFMPMITLYNGRFIWVCDLVTDSDCRSKGYGEALLDYVHKWSKENGYDIVSLSSGLQRIEAHRFYENKMEYDKVSYVYFKRL, from the coding sequence ATGCTAAATCAAACAGAAATTTTAATAAAGGATTTGAAAAACGAGAAGGAATGGAAAGAAGCCTATCCAGTGATGAAACAATTGAGGACCCGCTTAGATGAAGAGCAATTCCTTCAATTGGTCCAAGAAGCTATACAAAAGAACGATTATAAAATGGCTGCTTTATATGATAATGAAAAATTGGTAGCAGTGACCGGATTTATGCCTATGATCACCTTGTACAACGGAAGGTTCATCTGGGTTTGTGATTTAGTTACAGATTCAGATTGTCGTTCAAAAGGATATGGCGAAGCCCTCCTAGACTATGTACATAAGTGGTCAAAGGAAAATGGCTATGATATTGTCTCGCTCTCATCAGGTTTGCAACGAATTGAAGCCCATCGCTTTTATGAAAATAAGATGGAATATGACAAAGTTAGCTATGTTTATTTTAAAAGACTTTAA